From Elephas maximus indicus isolate mEleMax1 chromosome 1, mEleMax1 primary haplotype, whole genome shotgun sequence, a single genomic window includes:
- the CEP19 gene encoding centrosomal protein of 19 kDa, producing MMCTAKKCGIRFKPPAIILIYEGEVKGKSRQRIMPVRNFSKFSDCNRAAEQLKNNPRHKSYLEQVSLRQLEKLFTFLRGYLQGQSLAEMMEQVQRERTIDPEEDLNKLDDKELAKRKSVMDELFEKNQKKKDDPDFVYDVEVEFPQDEQLQSCGWDTESADEF from the exons ATGATGTGTactgccaagaaatgtggaattaGATTCAAGCCCCCAGCTATTATCTTAATCTATGAGGGTGAAGTCAAGGGAAAAAGTCGCCAGCGTATTATGCCAGTTCGAAACTTTTCAAAGTTTTCAG ACTGCAACAGAGCCGCTGAGCAACTAAAGAATAATCCACGGCACAAGAGTTACCTGGAACAAGTGTCTCTGAGGCAGCTAGAGAAGTTATTCACTTTTTTACGAGGTTATTTGCAGGGGCAAAGTTTGGCGGAAATGATGGAACAAGTTCAACGGGAAAGAACCATTGATCCTGAGGAGGACCTGAACAAACTAGATGACAAGGAACTTGCTAAAAGGAAGAGCGTCATGGATGAACTTTTTGAGAAAAATCAGAAGAAGAAGGATGATCCGGACTTTGTTTATGACGTTGAAGTTGAGTTCCCACAGGATGAACAGCTGCAGTCCTGTGGCTGGGACACAGAGTCAGCTGACGAGTTCTGA